The Alkalihalophilus pseudofirmus nucleotide sequence CAAGATAAAGAAATCCTCGTTGTTTGTGCAAAGGAAGGCTCATCTATGATGGTTGCTGAAATGTTATCAGAAGCTGGGTATGATGTTTCTTATTTGAAAGGCGGAATGAAATCATGGAGTGAGTATCTCTATCAAACAAAGGTATATGAAGATGAAAATATTTCTGTCCATCAATTTATTCGTGTAGGGAAAGGCTGCTTATCTTACATGGTGGTTTCAAATGGTGAAGCTTTAATTGTAGACCCTTCCCGTTTTGTTGAAGAGTATAAAGAGGCAGCAGCTGAACTCGGGGCTAAAATAACTCATATTGTGGATTCGCATCTTCATGCTGATCATATTTCAGGTGGGAAAATTCTAGCTGAACAAACAGGGGCGAACTATTATCTAATGAAAAGCGAGGGCGCTGTGTTTGATTTTGAACCACTAGAAGATCACGATAAAATTGAATTCCACCAAGTGAAACTTGAAGTATTAGCAGTGAAAACTCCTGGCCACACTCCAGGAAGCGTTTCTTTCTTTGTAAATGATGCATTACTTTTCTCTGGAGATACGATTTTCGTTAGCGGGTTGGGTCGTCCGGACCTAGGGAATAAAGTTCGTGAGTGGGCGAATGATTTGTATGACACAGTTTACACAAAAGTTTCTGATATTGCTGATGATGTATTCGTTCTTCCTGGCCACTATGCTGACTTTGATGAAGAAATGAATGAGGACGGCTATATCGGTGATACACTAGGAAATATTCGTGAACGCAATGAGAAAATGTTTAACGCAACAAGAGATGCTTTCTTAGATAATGTAGAGAAGTCTGCAAGTTCAGTAAAACCTCCGAATTTTGAAGAAATTGTGGGGATCAACCGTGGGGTAGAAACTGCTGATAAGGAAAAAATGCAAGAGCTTGAAATCGGACCAAACCGCTGTGCCGTTCATCATGCAGATTAATTTATAGTGAAAAACCCTCTCTACAACTATGTGTAGAGAGGGTTTTGGCTAAGAAACTTGCTTTTATATTGTGGTAGATTTTATATAGTAATGAATACCCCTTGCCGTTCTGTGTTACGATAAAAAATAAGGACAAAAAGGAGGGGAACGGATGAAGGATTTAACTACAATTGAAATGGTAG carries:
- a CDS encoding MBL fold metallo-hydrolase → MTVKAMLAKEVTEKVLNKGNLFIFDVRNVSDFEDWKIEGENFEYLNVPYFELIDGIDEVRANIPQDKEILVVCAKEGSSMMVAEMLSEAGYDVSYLKGGMKSWSEYLYQTKVYEDENISVHQFIRVGKGCLSYMVVSNGEALIVDPSRFVEEYKEAAAELGAKITHIVDSHLHADHISGGKILAEQTGANYYLMKSEGAVFDFEPLEDHDKIEFHQVKLEVLAVKTPGHTPGSVSFFVNDALLFSGDTIFVSGLGRPDLGNKVREWANDLYDTVYTKVSDIADDVFVLPGHYADFDEEMNEDGYIGDTLGNIRERNEKMFNATRDAFLDNVEKSASSVKPPNFEEIVGINRGVETADKEKMQELEIGPNRCAVHHAD